CTGCAGCAGCCCGCTTTCGGCGCCGACCTGGTAGGCCGCGATCGCCTGGTATTCCAGCCCCAGCGCGGTGTTGAGGATATTGATGTCGTCCTTGGTGCTGCCCGACTGCGTCTGCGCCCACGCCGGCATCGACTCGCCCAGCGTGATCACGGCCAGCGAGCCGAGCGCGAACAGGCCGGGCGCCTTGAGCAGCCCGCGCCGGCGCGCGTCCGGCGGCGTGATGAGGGTTCCGGGCTCGCGCGCGGGCCTTTGTGACATGCGGTCCATGGTGTTCTCCTGTGAGGGATGACAACGTGGCGCCCCTGCGACGGGGTGCCTGGCTTGCGCCTGTCGATATCTACGCAGCCACCGCGCGTTTGGATGCAGCGCTACCTATAATCCGGCAAAGCTTCCTTGCAGGAGCCGTCCCGGTGCCGCCCTCCCCGCAGCCGTCCTATGCCGCGCCCGCCAGCCCCGACCGGCTGGAGGGACTGCTGCAGGCCGTCGCCTTCGGCGAGCGCCAGGCGCTGCGCGCGCTCTATGACCTCACCGCGACGAAACTGTTTGGCCTTGCGCTGCGTATTACAGGCAGGCGCGATTGGGCGGAGGATGTCGTGCAGGAGAGCTTTGTCAGCATCTGGCACCACGCCGGCGACTACCGGCCGCAGCTGGCCGCGCCGATGACGTGGATGACGGCGATCGTGCGCAACCGCGCGCTCGATTGCCTGCGCCGTGCGGCGGCAGCGCGCGTGCCGCAGACCGCCGAGCTGGACGAAGACCTTGGCGAATGGCTGGCCGACGACGCCGCCGGGCCCGCCGAGCTGGCCGAGGCCAGCCAGCAGGCGCGCGCGCTCAACCGCTGCCTGCAGCGGCTGGAGCAGCCGCAGCGCCAGGCCATCATGCTCGCCTACCTGCAGGACCTGAGCCACGCCGAGCTGGCCGAGCGCCTGCGCGCGCCGCTGGGCACGGTCAAGTCCTGGATCCGGCGCGGGCTGGAGCGGCTGCGCAGCTGCATGGAGGGCACGGCATGAAGCTGGCCACCCATCCCGACCTGCTCGACCGGATCGCCGCCCAGTACGCGCTGGGCGTGCTGCGGGGCGGGGCGCGCCGGCGCCTGGAGCGGCTCGCGCATGAAGAGCCGGCGGTGCGGGCGGCGATCCACCGCTGGCAGGCGCGCCTTGCCGGCGTGGCCGAATTGCAGGCGGCGGCCGTGCCGGTCGACAAGGTCTGGTGCGGGATCGAGGAAAGGCTGGGCTGGAAGGCAGCCGAGGACCGTAGCCCGCCCGCCGCGGCCCGCGCCCCTACCCCGGACGCCGGCAGCTGGTGGCAGCGCCTGTGGTCGGCACCGGTATTCTGGCGCGGCGCCGCGGCGGCGATGGCGGTGGTGGCGGTACTGGCCATCGCCATCGGCATGCAGCTGGCCGGCCAGCGCGACGCAGCGCCCGCCGACGTCATCGCCGTGCTCAACGACGACCGCGCGCAGCCGGCCATGCTGGTGTCATGGGATGCAGCCAGCGGCGATCTTGTAGTGCGCCGGCTCGATCACCTGACGCTGAACGAGCGGCAGGTATTGCAGTTGTGGGCGCTCCCGGACGCCGGCAAGCCGCAGTCCCTGGGCCTGATCGGCCGTGTGCCGCAAACGCGGCTGGCGCTGGCGCAGCCGCCAACGGCGGTGCCCGTGCTGGCCGTCAGTATCGAACCGGCCGGCGGCTCGCCGAGTGCGGACGGGCCCAGCGGCCCGGTGGTGTTCAAGGGGCCTGTGATCCACAGCCGGCCCTAAGCACCGCCCCCGCCGTCGCGGCCCGCACCGCCAGCCCGCCGCCGGGCGATATAATCGCCGTTTCCCAATTTTTTCGCGCCCGCCGCCGTCCGCACGCCGGCCGCCTGCCGCGCGAGCCACTGCAGCCGACGTCCATGTCCACCTCCCAACTTGCCAAGAAAGGCGAAGCCTGGTCCGCCCGCTTCTCCGAACCGATGTCCGACCTGGTGAAGCGCTACACCGCCTCGGTGTTCTTCGACAAGCGCCTGGCCCTGTTCGACATCCAGGGCTCGCTGGCCCACGCGGCCATGCTGGCGAAGCAGGGCATCATCGCCGAGGCCGACCGCGCCGAGATCGAGCGCGGCATGGCGCAGATCCGCGGCGAGATCGAGGCCGGCAGCTTTGAATGGAAGCTGGACCTGGAAGACGTCCACCTGAATATCGAGGCGCGCCTGACCGCGCTGGTGGGCGATGCCGGCAAGCGCCTGCACACCGGCCGCTCGCGCAATGACCAGGTCGCGACCGACATCCGCCTGTGGCTGCGCAGCGAGATCGACAACATCATCGCGCTGCTGGGCGCGCTGCGCACCTCGCTGCTGGACCTGGCTGAGCAGAACGCCGACACCATCCTGCCGGGCTTCACCCACCTGCAGGTGGCGCAGCCGGTCACCTTCGGCCACCACCTGCTGGCGTACAACGAGATGTTCACGCGCGATGCCGAGCGCATGGCCGATTGCCGCAAGCGCGTCAACCGCCTGCCGCTGGGCGCCGCCGCGCTGGCCGGCACCAGCTACCCGATCGACCGCGAGTTCGTCGCGCAGCAGCTGGGCTTCGACGGCGTCTGCCGCAATTCGCTGGATGCTGTCTCGGACCGCGACTTCGCCATCGAATTCTGCGCCGCCGCCGCGCTGGTGATGACCCATGTGTCGCGCTTCTCGGAAGAACTGGTGCTGTGGATGAGCCCGCGCGTAGGCTTTATCGATATCGCCGACCGCTTCTGCACCGGCAGCTCGATCATGCCGCAGAAAAAGAACCCGGACGTGCCCGAGCTGGCGCGCGGCAAGACCGGCCGCGTCAACGGCCACCTGATCGGCCTGCTGACGCTGATGAAGGGCCAGCCGCTGGCGTACAACAAGGACAACCAGGAAGACAAGGAGCCGCTGTTCGATACGGTCGACACCGTGGTCGACACGCTGCGCATCTTCGCCGACATGGTGCCGGGCATCAGCGTCAAGCCCGAAGCGATGCGCGCCGCCGCGCTGCAGGGCTATGCCACCGCCACCGACCTGGCCGACTACCTGGTCAAGAAGGGCCTGCCCTTCCGCGACGCGCATGAAGCCGTGGCCCACGCCGTGCGCGCCTGCGACGGCCGCCAGTGCGACCTGGCCGACCTGACCGTGGCCGAGCTGCGCGAGGTATCGGGCCTGGGCGACAAGGCCGCGCTGATCGGCGACGACGTGCACGCGGTGCTGACGCTGGAAGGCTCGGTCGCGGCGCGCAACCATGTCGGCGGCACCGCGCCGGACCAGGTGCGCGCGGCCATCGCGGCGGCACGCGCGGCGCTGTAAAGGCCAAGGCAGCGCCCTGTAAGTTTCGCGTAAGTTCTGAGCAAGAAATAGCCACCGTGGCGCGAGCCCGGTGGCTTTTTTCATTGGTGCCGGGCGCTTTGGCGCAATCTCGCCATCGCCCGTAGGTAGTAGCCCCTAGCGCCGCCACTTTTTGTTACAGATAAACTAAGCGCCGCAAAAACCGGGGAGACAACCCATGTATTACTTGCTTGGTCTGTCACGACAGATCGACAGGTTGAATCAGCACACTGGCAGGCTTGCAAACATCATGATCCTGCTGTCGTGCCTGATCAGCGCCGGCAACGCGCTGCTGCGCTATGGCTTCAACTTGAGCGACAACTGGCCACTCGAACTGCAGTGGTACATGTTTGCCATTGCCGTGATGTTCGGCGCCTCCTACACCTTCCAGCGCAATGAACACGTGCGCGTGGACCTGATCTACGGCAACGTCTCGGAGCGCGCGCAGCACTGGATCGACATCTTCGGCATCCTTGTGTTCCTGCTGCCCTCGTGCGTGCTGTTCACCTGGCTGTCGTGGGAATCGCTGTTTCTGCCCTCGTGGCGCATCCTCGAGCAATCGGGCAACTCCGGCGGCCTGCCGCGCTACCCGATCAAGCTGGTGGTGCCCGTCGGCTTCGCCCTGCTGACCCTGCAAGGCGTGTCCGAGCTGATCAAGCGCTTCGCCGCCCTCAAGGGCCTGGTGCGCATCGAATCCAAGTACGAGAGGCCGGTTCAATGATCCCGCTGGAATATATGCCGCCGATGATGTTCGGCGGCCTGGTGCTGTTCATGCTGATCGGCTTCCCGGTCGCATTCTCGCTGTCGGCGGTGGGGCTGGCCTTCGGCTTCCTGGCGATCGAATGGGGCTATTTCCCGCTCAGCTTCCTGCAGGCCATCCCGAGCCGCATCTTCGGCAGCGTGCTGGGCAACGAACTGTTGCTGGCAATCCCGTTCTTCACCTTCATGGGCGCGATCCTGGAGAAGTGCGGGCTGGCCGAGGACATGCTGGACTCCATGGGCCAGCTGTTCGGTCCGGTGCGCGGCGGCCTGGGTTACTCCGTGATCCTGGTGGGCTTTATCCTGGGCGCCATTACCGGCACGGTGGCCGCACAGGTGATCGCCATGGCGATGATCTCGCTGCCGGTGATGATGCGCTACCGCTACAACATGAAGTACGCCACCGGCGTGCTGGCGGCATCGGGCACCATCACGCAGCTGGTGCCGCCCTCGCTGGTGCTGGTGGTGCTGGCCGACCAGCTCAAGACGCCGATGGGCAGTGCCGACGTGGGCAGCATGTACCTGGGCGCCTGGGGGCCGTCGGTCATCCAGATCGCGCTATTCGCGCTATACACCTTCTTCCTGACGCGCTTCAAGCCTGACTGGCTGCCGCCGGTCCCGGCCGAAGCCCGTACCCTGCGCGGCTGGGCGCTGTGGCGCAAATGCCTGCGCGGCATCGTCCCGTGCGCGGTGCTGATCTTCCTGGTGCTCGGCACCATCATGCTCGGCATTGCCACGCCGACGGAATCCGGTGCCATGGGCGCGGTTGGCGCGCTGGTGCTGGCCGTGATCCGCGACAAGGCCTTTACCCGCATCGACCGCCAGATCTACCGCGTCGGCATCGCCGCCGCTCTGGTAGCCGCCGCGGTGGGCGTCTTTGCCTTCGGCTCCCACGCCTTCCGCATCCCGCTGGCGGTGATGTACCTGGTGATCGTCTGGCTGCTGCTGCGCGCCGGCCAGATGACGGACCTGCGCCTGCTTATCGTCGACGCCTACCAGTCCACCGCACGGATCACCGCGATGGTGGTATTCATCCTGATCGGCTCCACCTGCTTCTCGGTGGTATTCCAGGGCGTGGACGGCGGCGCGTGGGTCGAGCATCTGTTCACCTCGCTGCCGGGCGGCTGGATCGGGTTCCTGATCGTGGTGAACCTGTTCATCTTCTTCCTGGCCTTCTTCCTGGACTTCTTCGAGATCGCCTTCATCGTGGTGCCGATGCTGGCGCCGGTGGCAGTCAAGGTGCTGGCACCGGTGGTCGCCGACTCCATGGGCGGCAACCCGGAAGCCGCGGCAACGGCAGCGCTGGTGTGGTTTGGCGTGATGCTGTGCGTGAACATGCAGACGTCCTTCATGCACCCGCCCTTCGGTTTCGCGCTGTTCTACCTGCGCGGCATCGCCCCGAAGGAAGTGAGGAGTTCCGACATCTACTGGGGCGCCCTGCCCTGGGTCGGCCTGCAAATGGTCATGGTGCTGCTCGTGATGTTCTGGCCCGGCATGGTGACCGGTCTGCTCGACAAGGGCTCGCTCAAGCATAGCAACGCGGCGGAAGTCAGTATCCCGCTGGGCGGTGAACCCGAGAAGCCGGCATCGGCGCCGGCCGGGGGCTCGCCGGGTTCACTGGAACTGCCGGGTGCCGCGCCGGCGCCGGAGCCGGCCGTGCCGCAGTTCGAGTTCGAGAAGAAATAGGTCGCAGCCTGATCGCCGACCACAGGCCCCGCAGCAATGCGGGGCTTTTTCATTGCGGCATGGCCGCGCCCGCGGTGCCACGCGCCGCTGCACCGCCTCTTGCGCAGCGCTGACGCCCCACGGCAGCGGCGTCGCGACGAAGCCATCCGCGCGATTGCGAATCGGCTCATCGACCAGCGGGCCGGCACGGCCCAGACTGGCTCCTGTGTCCAGCCCATGACCCAGGAGGCACCATGCCGAGCACCATCCCAAGCACCAAGCCGAGCACCCAATGCGCGGGGCAACCCGCCGCAACACCGATCTACTGCCTGCCATCGATGCGTGACCGCCGTAATGATAACAATGCTATCATCGCTCCATCCAACGGTGAGGAGCTCAAGATGGCAACCCTACTGGTTCGTGGCATCGATGAAGTGCTGGTCCAGCGCCTGCGCGAGCAGGCCGTCGCCAACGGCCGCAGCGCCGAGGCGGAACACCGCGCCATCCTGGCCCAGGCGCTGGGCGGCACGGCGCGGCGCAGCTTTGCCGAGGTGCTGTCCGGCATACCGGACGTCGGCCAGGACGCCGACTTCGAGCGCATCCAGGATACGGGCGAGGCGCCGCGTGTATTTGATTGATACCAACGTCATCAGCGAGACGCGCAAGCGCGAGCGCGCCAACCCTGGCGTGCGCGCGTTCTTCCGGCAGGCCGCGCGCGAAGAATTCGCGCTCTACCTGTCGGCGCTGACCGTGGGCGAACTCCAGCGCGGCGTGGCCCTGATCCGCCATCGCGGCGACGCGGTGCAGGCGGCGCTGCTGGAGCGCTGGCTGGCCAATGTGCTGGAGGATTTCGGCCGGCACGTGCTGCCGGTCGATGCCGAGGTCGCGCAGGTGTGGGGTCAGTTGCGCGCGGCGCGGCCGGAGCACGCGCTGGACAAGTTCATCGCCGCCACCGCGCTGATCCACCGCCTCACCATCGTGACGCGCAATGTCGCGGACTTCCGCGGCACCGGCGCGATGGTGATGAATCCATTCAGCTAGCGCAAAAAGAAAAGGGCCCCGCCGTGGCGGGGCCCTTCCAGCAACGGCGCGAGGCTGGCTGGCGCTCAGGCGCCCTGCTTCACGCAGTCGACGAAGTACGCCTTCTTGCCGTCGACCTCGTCCTCCACCAGGCCGTGGATGTCGGTCTCGAAGCCCGGGAACAGCTTGTTGAACTCGCGCGCGAACTTCAGGTATTGCACGATGGTGCGGTTGAAGCGCTCGCCCGGAATCAGCAGCGGAATGCCCGGCGGGTACGGCGTCAGCAGGATCGCGGTGACGCGGCCTTCCAGGTCGTCGACCGGCACGCGCTCGATCTCGCGATGGGCCATCATGGCCCAGGCGTCCGACGGCTTCATCGCCGGCTCCATGTCCGACAGGTACATCTCGGTGGTCACGCGCGCCACGTCGTTGGCCTTGTACACGCTGTGGATCGCATCGCACAGGTCACGCAGGCCCATGCGCTCGTACTGCGGATACTTGCCGACGAATTCCGGCAGCACGCGCCACAGCGGCTGGTTCTGGTCGTAGTCGTCCTTGAACTGCTGCAGCTCGGTCACCAGCGAATTCCACCGGCCCTTGGTGATGCCGATGGTGAACATGATGAAGAACGAGTACAGCCCGGTCTTCTCGATGATGATGCCGTGCTCGGCCAGGTACTTGGTGACGATCGCCGCCGGGATGCCGCGGTCGCTGAACTCGCCGTCGACGTCCAGGCCCGGGGTGATGATGGTGGCCTTGATCGGGTCGAGCAGGTTGAAGCCGTCGGCGAGGTCGCCGAAGCCGTGCCAGCGCTCGTTGGCCTTCAGCATCCATTCCTCGCGGTCGCCGATGCCGTCTTCGATCAGCGCGTCCGGGCCCCACACCTTGAACCACCAGTCGCCGTTGTTGCCGGCATCGTAGTCGCCCTCGACCTTGCGCATGGCGCGGCGGAAATCCATCGCCTCCTGGATGCTCTCTTCCACCAGCGCGGTGCCGCCCGGCGCTTCCATCATCGCCGCGGCCACGTCGCACGAGGCGATGATCGAGTACTGCGGGCTGGTCGAGGTATGCATCAGGTACGCTTCATTGAAGCGGTAGCGGTCCAGCTTGCGCGTCTCGGAATCCTGCACCAGGATCTGCGAGGCCTGCGACAGGCCAGCCAGCAGCTTGTGCGTGGACTGCGTGGCGAACACCAGCGCGTCCTTGCTGCGCGGGCGGTCCTTGCCGATCGCGTGCATGTTGCGATAGAAGTCGTGGAACGCGGCGTGCGGCAGCCAGGCTTCATCGAAGTGCAGCGTGTCGATCTCGGCCGCCAGCATTTCCTTGATCTGCTCGGCGTTGTACAGCACGCCATCGTAGGTGCCCTGGGTGATGGTCAGGATGCGCGGCTTCTGGTTCTTGGCCTTGCTGGCGAACGGGTGGTTGGCGATCTTTTTCCTGATCGTCTGCGGATCGAACTCGCTCTTCGGGATCGGGCCGATGATGCCGTAGTGGTTGCGCGTCGGCATCAGGAACACCGGGATCGCGCCCGTCATCATGATCGCGTGCAGGATCGACTTGTGGCAGTTGCGGTCCACCACCACGATGTCGCCGGGCGCCACGTTGGCGTGCCACACCATCTTGTTCGAGGTGGAGGTGCCGTTGGTGACGAAATACATGTGGTCGGAGTTGAAGATGCGCGCGGCATTGCGCTCCGACGCGGCCACCGGCCCGGTGTGGTCGAGCAGCTGGCCCAGTTCGTCGACGGCGTTGCAGACGTCGGCGCGCAGCATGTTCTCGCCGAAGAACTGGTGGAACACCTGTCCCACCGGGCTCTTCAGGAACGCCACGCCGCCCGAGTGCCCCGGGCAGTGCCACGAATACGAGCTGTCCTGCGCGTAGTCGATCAGCGCCTTGAAGAACGGCGGAGCGAGCGTGTCCAGGTAGACCTTGGCTTCGCGGATGATGTGGCGCGCCACGAACTCGGGCGTGTCCTCGAACATGTGGATGAAGCCGTGCAGCTCGCGCAGGATATCGTTGGGGATATGGCGCGAGGTGCGGGTCTCGCCGTACAGGAAGATCGGCAGGTCCGAGTTGCGGCGGCGCACCTCGGCGACGAAGGCGCGCAGCTTCTCGATTGCGGCGGCCTCGAGTTCCTCGCTGTCGCTGGCGAACTCGTCGTCGTCGATCGACACGATGAAGGTCGATGCCCGGCTGGCTTGCTGGGCGAACGAGGTCAGGTCGCCGTAGCTGGTCAGCCCCATGACTTCCATGCCCTCTTTCTCGATCGCCTCGGCCAGCGCGCGGATGCCGGAGCCGGAGATGTTCTCGGAGCGGAAGTCTTCGTCAATGATGATGACGGGGAAGCGGAATTTCATCGGGCATCCTTGATGGAAAGCAGGACATAAAGGACTTGAGCCACATGGCCGGCAGGGGTTCCCTGCGACGGCGGCATGTGGCTCTCACGTCAGGTTTGGCGGCCCTGGCGGGCTCGCCGTGCCGGCAGACGCCGGATTGTAATGCGCTCAGGTCTTCGGCAGTGTGACACCGTGCTGGCCCTGGTATTTGCCGCCCCGGTCGGCGTACGAGGTCTCGCAGATCTCGTCGCTCTCGAAGAACAGTACCTGGGCGCAGCCCTCGCCGGCGTAGATCTTGGCCGGCAGCGGCGTGGTGTTCGAAAACTCCAGCGTCACGTAGCCTTCCCACTCCGGCTCGAACGGCGTCACGTTGACGATGATGCCGCAACGGGCGTAGGTGCTCTTGCCCAGGCAGATGGTAAGCACGCTGCGCGGGATGCGGAAATACTCCATCGTCCGCGCCAGCGCGAAGGAATTCGGCGGAATGATGCAGACATCACCCTTGAAGTCCACGAAGGACTTCTCGTCGAAGTTCTTCGGGTCGACGATGGTGCTGTTGATATTGGTGAAGATCTTGAATTCGTCGGCGCAGCGGATGTCGTAGCCGTAGCTCGAAGTGCCGTACGACACGATCTTGCGCCCGTCGGCCTCCCGGACCTGGCCTGGCTCGAACGGCTCGATCATGCCGTGCTGCTCCGCCATGCGGCGGATCCATTTGTCGGATTTGATGCTCATAAGGTTGGGAGGATAGACGGCTCGGAGTGCGCCGCATTGTACAACCAATCGGCGCGCGCCCTTCAAGCGTGAAAGTCGCCGTGCAAGTGGCTGTTACGCCACGATATCTTCGGGCTGGCGGTGACGGAAGCGCTCGCGCCCCGTATAGAGCAGGAAGTGCTTGCCGGTGCAGCGCGCGAACAGCGTCAGGTTGACGCGCCGGGCCATCTGGTAGCCCATCTGCGTCACGCCCGAGCGCGACAGCAGGAACGGGATGCCCATCTGCGCGCCCTTGATCACCATTTCGGAAGTCAGGCGCCCGGTGGTGTAGAAAATCTTGTCGCCGCCGCTCATGCCTTCAAGCCACATGCGTCCGGCGATGGCGTCGACCGCATTGTGGCGGCCGACGTCTTCGACGAACATCAGCAGTTCGGTGCCCTGGAACAACGC
The window above is part of the Cupriavidus taiwanensis LMG 19424 genome. Proteins encoded here:
- the dcd gene encoding dCTP deaminase, whose amino-acid sequence is MSIKSDKWIRRMAEQHGMIEPFEPGQVREADGRKIVSYGTSSYGYDIRCADEFKIFTNINSTIVDPKNFDEKSFVDFKGDVCIIPPNSFALARTMEYFRIPRSVLTICLGKSTYARCGIIVNVTPFEPEWEGYVTLEFSNTTPLPAKIYAGEGCAQVLFFESDEICETSYADRGGKYQGQHGVTLPKT
- a CDS encoding sigma-70 family RNA polymerase sigma factor yields the protein MPPSPQPSYAAPASPDRLEGLLQAVAFGERQALRALYDLTATKLFGLALRITGRRDWAEDVVQESFVSIWHHAGDYRPQLAAPMTWMTAIVRNRALDCLRRAAAARVPQTAELDEDLGEWLADDAAGPAELAEASQQARALNRCLQRLEQPQRQAIMLAYLQDLSHAELAERLRAPLGTVKSWIRRGLERLRSCMEGTA
- a CDS encoding TRAP transporter large permease, with translation MIPLEYMPPMMFGGLVLFMLIGFPVAFSLSAVGLAFGFLAIEWGYFPLSFLQAIPSRIFGSVLGNELLLAIPFFTFMGAILEKCGLAEDMLDSMGQLFGPVRGGLGYSVILVGFILGAITGTVAAQVIAMAMISLPVMMRYRYNMKYATGVLAASGTITQLVPPSLVLVVLADQLKTPMGSADVGSMYLGAWGPSVIQIALFALYTFFLTRFKPDWLPPVPAEARTLRGWALWRKCLRGIVPCAVLIFLVLGTIMLGIATPTESGAMGAVGALVLAVIRDKAFTRIDRQIYRVGIAAALVAAAVGVFAFGSHAFRIPLAVMYLVIVWLLLRAGQMTDLRLLIVDAYQSTARITAMVVFILIGSTCFSVVFQGVDGGAWVEHLFTSLPGGWIGFLIVVNLFIFFLAFFLDFFEIAFIVVPMLAPVAVKVLAPVVADSMGGNPEAAATAALVWFGVMLCVNMQTSFMHPPFGFALFYLRGIAPKEVRSSDIYWGALPWVGLQMVMVLLVMFWPGMVTGLLDKGSLKHSNAAEVSIPLGGEPEKPASAPAGGSPGSLELPGAAPAPEPAVPQFEFEKK
- a CDS encoding TRAP transporter small permease subunit; the protein is MYYLLGLSRQIDRLNQHTGRLANIMILLSCLISAGNALLRYGFNLSDNWPLELQWYMFAIAVMFGASYTFQRNEHVRVDLIYGNVSERAQHWIDIFGILVFLLPSCVLFTWLSWESLFLPSWRILEQSGNSGGLPRYPIKLVVPVGFALLTLQGVSELIKRFAALKGLVRIESKYERPVQ
- a CDS encoding type II toxin-antitoxin system VapC family toxin, with amino-acid sequence MYLIDTNVISETRKRERANPGVRAFFRQAAREEFALYLSALTVGELQRGVALIRHRGDAVQAALLERWLANVLEDFGRHVLPVDAEVAQVWGQLRAARPEHALDKFIAATALIHRLTIVTRNVADFRGTGAMVMNPFS
- the argH gene encoding argininosuccinate lyase, which produces MSTSQLAKKGEAWSARFSEPMSDLVKRYTASVFFDKRLALFDIQGSLAHAAMLAKQGIIAEADRAEIERGMAQIRGEIEAGSFEWKLDLEDVHLNIEARLTALVGDAGKRLHTGRSRNDQVATDIRLWLRSEIDNIIALLGALRTSLLDLAEQNADTILPGFTHLQVAQPVTFGHHLLAYNEMFTRDAERMADCRKRVNRLPLGAAALAGTSYPIDREFVAQQLGFDGVCRNSLDAVSDRDFAIEFCAAAALVMTHVSRFSEELVLWMSPRVGFIDIADRFCTGSSIMPQKKNPDVPELARGKTGRVNGHLIGLLTLMKGQPLAYNKDNQEDKEPLFDTVDTVVDTLRIFADMVPGISVKPEAMRAAALQGYATATDLADYLVKKGLPFRDAHEAVAHAVRACDGRQCDLADLTVAELREVSGLGDKAALIGDDVHAVLTLEGSVAARNHVGGTAPDQVRAAIAAARAAL
- a CDS encoding arginine/lysine/ornithine decarboxylase — encoded protein: MKFRFPVIIIDEDFRSENISGSGIRALAEAIEKEGMEVMGLTSYGDLTSFAQQASRASTFIVSIDDDEFASDSEELEAAAIEKLRAFVAEVRRRNSDLPIFLYGETRTSRHIPNDILRELHGFIHMFEDTPEFVARHIIREAKVYLDTLAPPFFKALIDYAQDSSYSWHCPGHSGGVAFLKSPVGQVFHQFFGENMLRADVCNAVDELGQLLDHTGPVAASERNAARIFNSDHMYFVTNGTSTSNKMVWHANVAPGDIVVVDRNCHKSILHAIMMTGAIPVFLMPTRNHYGIIGPIPKSEFDPQTIRKKIANHPFASKAKNQKPRILTITQGTYDGVLYNAEQIKEMLAAEIDTLHFDEAWLPHAAFHDFYRNMHAIGKDRPRSKDALVFATQSTHKLLAGLSQASQILVQDSETRKLDRYRFNEAYLMHTSTSPQYSIIASCDVAAAMMEAPGGTALVEESIQEAMDFRRAMRKVEGDYDAGNNGDWWFKVWGPDALIEDGIGDREEWMLKANERWHGFGDLADGFNLLDPIKATIITPGLDVDGEFSDRGIPAAIVTKYLAEHGIIIEKTGLYSFFIMFTIGITKGRWNSLVTELQQFKDDYDQNQPLWRVLPEFVGKYPQYERMGLRDLCDAIHSVYKANDVARVTTEMYLSDMEPAMKPSDAWAMMAHREIERVPVDDLEGRVTAILLTPYPPGIPLLIPGERFNRTIVQYLKFAREFNKLFPGFETDIHGLVEDEVDGKKAYFVDCVKQGA
- a CDS encoding anti-sigma factor; this translates as MKLATHPDLLDRIAAQYALGVLRGGARRRLERLAHEEPAVRAAIHRWQARLAGVAELQAAAVPVDKVWCGIEERLGWKAAEDRSPPAAARAPTPDAGSWWQRLWSAPVFWRGAAAAMAVVAVLAIAIGMQLAGQRDAAPADVIAVLNDDRAQPAMLVSWDAASGDLVVRRLDHLTLNERQVLQLWALPDAGKPQSLGLIGRVPQTRLALAQPPTAVPVLAVSIEPAGGSPSADGPSGPVVFKGPVIHSRP
- a CDS encoding FitA-like ribbon-helix-helix domain-containing protein; the protein is MATLLVRGIDEVLVQRLREQAVANGRSAEAEHRAILAQALGGTARRSFAEVLSGIPDVGQDADFERIQDTGEAPRVFD